CAGCGGATCAACGAGCTGAACGCGACGATGCGCTATGCGATGTGGACCGTGTTTCGAGTCTCGTCGTCGCTGCGTGACCTCGACCAGTCACGCGAGGAGGCCGCGAGCGAGCTCGCCGAGCTTCTCGATGAGGCACAGCGCACGCGCGACGTGACGACCCGCGGGATCTACGACGTGGCCGGCTTCCGCGCCGACGCCGACTTCATGATCTGGACCCACGCCGAGTCGACCGACGACCTGCAGCTGGTCTACTCCAAGCTGCGCCAGAGCGCGCTCGGCTCGCACCTGGAGCCGGTGTGGTCTCAGGTCGCGCTGCATCGGCCGGCCGAGTTCAATCGCAGCCACCTGCCGGCCTTCCTCGCCGACGAGAAGTCGCGGGACTACATCTGCGTCTACCCGTTCGTGCGCTCCTACGAGTGGTACCTGCTGCCGGACGAGGAGCGGCGCGACATGCTGCGCGAGCACGGCCAGATGGCCCGACCCTACGAGGGCGTCCGCGCCAACACCGTCTCGTCGTTTGCGCTCGGCGACTACGAGTGGATGCTGGCGTTCGAGAGCGACGAGCTCGACAAGATCGTCGACTTGATGCGCGACCTGCGCGCCTCGGGAGCCCGCCGGCACGTGCGTGAAGAGACGCCGTTCTACACCGGCCGCCGGGTCACGCCCGCGCAGCTTCTCGAGCGCCTCCCGTAACCGCGACCTGCGGTGGAACCTCTAACGGTAATGCGCTCATAGCGTTAGAGGTTCCACCGCAGGTGGGCTATTCGGCGGGCTCGAGCGTGAGGCTGATGCTGTTGATGCAGTAGCGGTCGTCGGTCGGCGTCGGGTAGCCCTCGCCGTGGAAGACGTGCCCGAGGTGGCTGTGGCAGTTCGCGCAGATCACCTCGACGCGGCGCATCCCGAGCGTGTTGTCCTCCTTGAGGATCACGGCGTCGGAGTCCGACGGCGCGTAGAAGCTCGGCCAGCCGCAGTGGCTCTCGAACTTGGTGTCCGAGCGGAACAGCTCGGTGTCGCACGCCCGGCAACGGTAGACCCCGACGGTCTTGGTGTCGGTGTACTCGCCGGTGAAGGGCCGCTCGGTTGCCGCCTGGCGGAGTACGGCGTACTCCTCGGGGCTGAGCTGCTCACGCCACTGCTCGTCGGACTTGGTGACCGCAGGCTGCGGGGTGTCGGTAGTCATGCCTCAACGGTACGACGATCCGTGCCATGCGCGGTACCGCAGCGCGAACGCCGCCGATACGGTGAGCCCATGGCGACTGCACCGGTGTTCTTCGACGTCGACGGCGAGCAGGTCAAGATCAGCAGCCCTGACCGGATCTGCTTCCCCGAGCGTGGCATCACCAAGCTGCAGGTCGCCGAGTACTACCTCGCTGTCGGCCCGGGAATCCTCGGTGCGGTACGCGACCGGCCGACAGCCCTGGAGCGGTGGCCAAAAGGCGTCATCCCGCTCGACCCCGACAAGCCGGTGAGCCCGGCCAACGGCGACTTCTTCTACCAAAAGCATGTGCCCAAGAAGGGGATGCCGGAGTACGTCGGCACCGTGCGGATCACCTTCCCGAGTGGCCGGCCCGGCACCGAGATCTGCCCGGACAACCTCGCGTCGGTGATGTGGGCGGTCAACATGAACACGGTGACGTTTCACCCCTGGCCGGTCACCCGCGAGGAAGTCGACAGGCCCGATCAGCTGCGCATCGACCTCGATCCGCAGCCCGGCACCGATTTCAGTGACGCGGTGCGGGCCAGCGGCGTACTGCGCGAGGTCCTCGACGACTTCGGGCTTGCCGGGTTCCCGAAGACCAGCGGCGGGCGCGGGCTGCACGTCTACGTCCCGATCGCGCCGCGGTGGGAGTTCCTGGACGCGCGGCACGCGCTCATTGCGCTCGGGCGCGAGGTCGCGCGCCTCGCCCCGGATCTGGTCACGATGGCGTGGTGGAAGGAGGAGCGCGGCGAGCGCGTCTTCATCGACTACAACCAGATGGCCCGCGACCGGTCGATCGCCTCGGCGTACTCGGTGCGCGCCAATGCCCGCGCGACCGTGTCAGCGCCCCTGCGCTGGGACGAGGTCGACAGTGTGCAGCCGGAGGACTTCGACGTCATCAGCATGCCGGCTCGGTTTGCCGAGGTCGGCGACATTGCGACCGAGCTGTACGACGCCCCTGCCGGGGACATCTCCGGTCTGCTGGAGCAGTTCGAGCGCGACAAGACCGACCGCGGCGAAGGCGAGATGCCCTTCCCGCCGGACTACCCGAAGATGCCCGGCGAGCCGCCGCGGGTGCAGCCGAGCAAGAAGGTCGCCGAGCACTGGGATGACGAGGGCAACCGCAAGGCGTGAGCTCAGGTGGTCGGTGAGTAGGCGAGTACGCCGCTGAACGGGTAATCCTCTGGCCGCTCGATCTGATCGAGCGTGCACGAGCGCGGGTCGCGGTCGGGCCGGAACCGGCGGAACTTGCCGAGGTGTCGCAGCCGCGGGCCCTGGAACTGGTCGTAGCCGATCTCGACCACAAGCTCCGGACGCACCGCCTCCCAGCTCATGTCCTTCCCGGCGTTCCAGCGGTTGAGGTTGCCCGGCTTACGCTCACCGTCCATCGCTTCTTTCCAGCCACCCCAAGGATGTTCGGACAGCGACTCGACGCGGTACGGCGCGAGCTCCTCGACCAGCTCTGCGCGCCGCTTCATCGAGAACGCCGACGTGGCGCCGATGTAGTGCAGCGCGCCGTCGTCGTCGTACAGCCCGAGCATCAGCGAGCCGACGATGCCGCCGGACTTGTGCCAGCGAAAACCAGCGATGACCGCATCAAGATCGCGCTGATGCTTGAGCTTTGCGTAGATTCGCGCGCCCGGCTCGTACGCCGAGTCGAGCGGTTTGGCGATGAGCCCGTCGAGACCGGCGCCTTCGAACTCGACGAACCACTGCATCGCCAGCTCCGCGCTGGTCGTCTCCGGAGTGAGGTAGAGCGGCGGGCGCACGCCGTCCAATTCGGAGCGCAGGAGTGAGCGACGCTCACCGAGTGGGCGGCTCATCAGCGACTCGTCGCCGAGCGCGATGAGATCGAAGATCATCATCGAGGCTGGCGTCTTCTCGGCCAGCATCTGCACTCGAGAGTCGGCCGGATGGATGCGCTGCTGCAGCGCGTCGAAGTCGAGCCGCCCGTCGGTCTCGACGATGATCTCGCCGTCGAGCACGCACCGCGGGGGCAGCTGCTCGCGCAGGTGCGCGACCAGCTCGGGGAAGTAGCGCGTCAGCGGCTGCGACGCGCGGCTGCCGATCTCGATCTCGTCGCCGTCCTTGAAGACGATGGCGCGAAAGCCGTCCCACTTCGGCTCGTAGATCCAGCCCTCGCCCGTCGGCAGCGACTTCGCGGGCTTGGCCAGCGTGGGCTGGAGAGGGTGCGTCACCGGCAGCGTCATGGCGCTCACTGCAGCCGCGTCATCGCGGCTTCAGCGGCCTCGACCGTGATCGTGGTGCGGATCGTCTTCGGGTTCGGCTCGTCGAGGGTGACCGCGAGGTGCGGCAGCACCGTACCGGTCACCCGGGCGATCGCGCGGGCCACGTCGTACGGCGGGCCCACCGACAGGGTGAGCGCGACGAGTACGACGTCATCCTCGACGCTGACCTTGGCCCGCGCCCGACGGATCTCGTCGTACTCGGTGGCATCGCGCTCGATGCAGTCCTCGAGGTGGCTGACCGAGACCGACAGCGCGCCCTCCTGCGAGCGACCCAGCTCCAGCCGCTCCGTGCCGCGCGTCCGCAGCTGCGCCGAGATCCACCACACGCACAGCCCGATCACCACCAGCCCGACCACGCCGACGGTGGGCCAGAGCCAGCTGCCGTTGTCGGCGTACCACGCCGCCGTCGGGCTCGACACCACCGGCGAGCCGGCACGATCGCGGCCGAGTGCGCCAGAGCTGTGCAGCACGATGGCGATTCCCGCTGCCGCAACGATGATCCCGACCACGGCGAGTACGACGCGGTTGATGCGGTCGACCAATGGCGGCTTCATCGCCGCTCCGAAGATTGCGCTGCGCCATCGGTGCGGGCCGGCGGCTGCGCGGTGACGACGCTCGAACCGCGGTCAGAGGAGATCTCCACCTGCAGGCTCGGCAGCTGGCTCCAGGGGATCTGCTTGAGGGCGTGCGACAGGGTCCGCTCAAGCTCGCGGGAGATGTAGTCCGGGTGCGCCAACGGCGCGTCGGCGGTAATGCGCGCCGTGCCGGCGTTGACCTCCGCGGACGCCGATGCGATGCCCGGAACGGCCTCGGCCTGACGGCGCAGAATCTGCGCGACGGTACGCGGTGCGATCCGCACCTCGACGCCGTCCTTGGGGGCGCGAAGCCCGATCAGGCGCGGCCGAGTCAGTACGGCGACCAGCAGGAGCAGCACGCCGATGATGAGGGCGGCGATCCCGACGAGCAGCACGTCTGGGTCATCCCACGCCGTGGTCCGCAGCGCGTCGTACCACTGGCTGGTCGGCACGATGAAGTTGTCACCACTCACGAGCCCGGCGACGATCTGCCCGACCCCGAGCACCAGGGCCGCGACGAGCACGAGCCCGACGAGCGCACTGGTGGCGCGCAGCAGGATCCGTTGGCTGGTGCTCATCGCACCCGGCTCCGGCGCATCGTGTGGATCGGCACTGCCTCGACGTCGACCCCGACCACCTGCATCCCGCAGAGCCGCTCGACATCGGCCGAGACATGACGGCGTACTTCGGTTGCCACATTGGCGATCGGCCGCGCGTAGCTCATGCCCACGGTGACGCTCAGGTGCGCGTGTCGGCCGCTGACGTCGGCCCGAGCACGCGGCGGCGGAGCGGTCACCTCAGGCGGCGCCGTGCGCGGCGTGACAGTGCCAGGGACGCTCGCGCAGGCGTGCGTGGCGATCCGTTCGACGACATGCGGCGAGACCCGCGTCAGCCCGCGGCTCGCTGGGTCGCTCGAGACCGGCTCACCGGTCGTCGAGCTCATCGCCGGGGCGGTCATGAACGGTCGCGCCCCTTGCGGGAGTTGACCGAGCTGAGGTCGACCTCACCGTCGACCACCTTGCCGACGATGAGTCCAATCGCGCCGAGCGCGGCGACGAGCAAGAAGCCGGGAAAGCCGCCGACGATCGCGGCGAGGCCCATGCCCATGCCTGCGACGAGGCCGATCTGTGCTGAGGTCATGATGTCCTCCCAGGGGACGGCTGGCCGGCGTCGGACGCGAGATCGTCCGGCTCGACAAGATCTTCGATGTGCACGCGGACCTTCCCAGCGTAGTCACCGGCGACGGCGAGTACGGCGGCACGCACCGCTTTGCCGAGCGCCTGCAGGTCGAGCCCGGGGTAGGACGTGACGTGGATGTCGATGGCGTCGGGTGCGATACGCACGCCCCAGATACGGCCGTCGGCGGTGAAACTCGAGGCGGTGCCGTGCGGCCCGGCGTGCATCGCGCCGACCCCGGGTACGGCGCGGACGGCCCGCTCGATCGCGACGGCGTCCGGAGTGCTCACTGCAGTCGGTCCACGCCGCCGTCGGGCAGCGCAGGGAGGTTGATGTCGTCGACGGTGATGTTGACCTCGACCACCTGCAGCCCGGTGTACTGCTCGACGACGCTGATCACGCGGCGGCGTACGTCGCGGGCGATCTCCGTGATCGGCGTGCCGTACTCGACGACCAGATCGAGGTCGATGGCGGTCTGGGTCTTGCCGACCTCGACCGAGACGCCGCTGGTGGCGCTCGACGTACCCGAGCCCACCCCGGGAAGGCGGTCGCGCACGGCGGTCACCGACCGAGCCGTGCCCACGCCGAGGTTGTGTACGCCGCTCACCTCTCGGGCTGCGAGGGCGGCGATCTTGGCGATGACCACCTCGGCGAAGGTCAGCGTCCCGTCATCGACCGCCAACCCGCTGCTGGCCGGCGGCGCGGGCGGAACGAGCGGCCCGCCGGTCTGCTGGGGCGGCGGCACAGGCGCGACGGGGCGGTCGATGGGACGGGTTTCGGAGTTGTCGCTCACGTGGCCATCTTCCCTAATCCGCACCGCTCGTGTCGAACGGCGTACCGGTGGCGTGTCGGTACAGTCGCCGGAGGCGAGCGCCGTGCTCGCTGCGAGAGGACGGTCAGCGTGAGTAAGAAGAAGCGTTCGCACGAGGCGAGCTCGGATCAACCAGACCTGCGCAGCGTGCTTCGCGTGCCGGCCGAGCCGGACGCCGCACGCTCCTTCCTCTCCTCGCTCGGCCCGGACGCGAAGCCGCGTGGCCCTAAGGACAAGGCGTCGGCGCCGGCGGCCATGCAGCAGTACGCCGGCGATCTGGGTGAGCTGCAGGAGCGGCTCTACGCCGAGTCGAAAGGTGGCTCGCAGCGCCGCCTGCTGCTGGTGCTGCAAGGCATGGACACCTCCGGCAAAGGCGGCGTCGTCGAGCATGTCCTCGGGCTGGTCAATCCGGCCGGACTGGCGCTGCGTACGTTCAAGTCGCCCACCAAGGAGGAGCTCGCGCACCACTTCCTCTGGCGGATCCGCCGCGCTGTGCCGATGGCCGGCGAGATCGGCATCTTCGACCGCTCGCATTATGAGGATGTGCTGATCGCGAAGGTGCGCTCGCTCGTCGACGCGGAGACGATCGAGAAGCGGTACGCCGAGATCAACCGGTTTGAGCAGGGGCTGGTCGACGACGGTGTCACGATCATCAAGTGCTTCTTGAACATCTCCTACGACGAGCAGCGTGAGCGACTGCTGGCCCGCCTCGACGACCCCACGAAGCACTGGAAGTTCAACGAGGGTGACATCGAGGAGCGCCAGCGGTGGGACGACTACCAGGCGGCGTACTTCGAGGCGCTGACGCGCTGCAACACCGACGCCGCGCCGTGGTACGCGATCCCGTCGGACCGCAAGTGGTATCGCAACTGGGCGATCGGGCAGATCCTGCTCGAGACGCTGATGGAGCTGGACCCGCAGTACCCGAAGATGGATCTCGACGTGCCCGCGCTCAAGGCCCGCCTCGCACCGCCCAACTAAGGGGGCGCTTCAGCGCAGCGAGGCGACGAACTCGCGAAGGTCGCTCACCAGCAGATCAGGTTCTTCGAGCGCAGCAAAGTGACCACCGCGGTCAGAGATGTCCGTCCACCGCACGACGGTGTTCTCCTGCTGCGCCGCAGCGCGAATCCCTACGTCGTGGGCGAACTGGATCGCCGCAGTCGGTACGCCGGACGGCGCCGCGACGGCCCCCACTCCCCGGGCTGGGCATATCCGACGTACGCCGACGTACCTGCGGTGCGGGTAAACCAGTAGAGGGAGGCGTTTGCCAGCACGAACTCCAGGCCGAGCACGTCCTCGGCGGCGCTCTCCAGCGGCCAGGTCCACGCTTGTTGCTTATCGAGCATCCAGGCGAGCTGGGCGACGGGGGAGTCGGCGACCATCCCGCCCAGCAGCGCCGGCCGGGTGCCGTGCAGTGAGATGTAGGCGAACTCGCCCTGCATGAACGCATCGACGCGAGCGAGCCGGTCGCGTTCGAGCTCGGACAGCTCGCCCAGACCGTCGGCCTGCTCGGAGGTGACGAACGAACCGAGTGCGCCGTTGACGTGTACGCCGATGACGCGGTCGGGTGCGCGCCGGCCCATCTCCGGTGCGACGCCGGCGCCGATGTCTCCGCCTTGAGCAACGAACCGCTCGTAGCCAAGCCGACTCATGAGCTCGACGAACATCTCGGCGATACCGCCGGTCGAGAAGTCAGCATTCGCGGCAAGCGGCATCGAGAAACCGAAGCCGGGCAGCGAGGGAATCACGACGTGAAACGCCTCGTCAGCCGTGCCGCCGTACTCGTCAGGTCGGGTGAGTCGGTCGATCAGCCCGACGTGTTCGAGGAACGATCCGGGCCAGCCGTGCACGAGGATGAGCGGCGTCGCGTCCTCGTGTGGTGAGCGAGCGTGCACCGCGTGGGCCGTTTGGCCGCCGATGTCGGTGACGACGTGGTCGAGGGCGTTCAACCGTGCTTCGTAGGCGCGCCAGTCGAAGTCGAGCCAGGCGGCGACCAACCGGTCCAGTTGGTCCTGGGGTACGCCGGTCGCACAGTTTCGGTCCGCTGTTGTCGGCGAGTGCGGCAGGCGCCCGCTTAGATGTGGTGTGGCTGTCACCCAGTGACAGCCACACCACATCTAACTCGTTGGTGAGGGCTCGCGTACTCCGGACCGCACCCGAGCTATGAAGAGGTCGACGAGCGCCGAGATCTCACCGGCCGTCGCGGCCGCGCCGTACACCGCCAGATCGGGGCGCACGAGTACGGCGCTGGCGCCAAGCGAGTCGCACCACTCGGCATAGGTGCCCCTGGAGTCGATGAAGTCGGCGTCGGCAGCGTCGAACACCACCACGCGTACGCCGTACGGGGCGAGGCAATCGGCGTACCGCTGACGGTCGGCAGCGGCCAGCTCGCCCCGCACGATGAGTGCGCCAGCTCCGAAGACGTCATCGAAACGAACCTCGCCCTCGCCCCCGGGCACCCCGATGAAGCCCTGCGGTGAGATCACTCCGCCGGGAGCCGCGGCGTGCAGGCCCGGGCCGAGCGAGGGTGTCGGCGGCGGCTGCGGCGCGGTCCGGGCGGCGAGCGCAGCCGTCATCTCGCGATCGCGGGCAGCGGCGGCCTGCGGATCGGTGACGCAGATGATCCGCCCCAGGGCCATCGAGAAGTCGATCCAGCCCGCGACGTTGGCGACTCGCTCGCTTTCGTAGGTCTCCAGGATGCCGTCGCTGGCCAGGCCGCGCAGCACGAGGTCGAGTTTCCACGACAGGTTCGCGATGTCCCGGAACCCGTTGGCCAGCCCCTGCCCGGCAAACGGCGGCATGAGGTGCGCCGCATCGCCGGCAAGCAGCACCCGACCCGATCGCCACGCGGTCGCCCACCCGGCGGTGAACCGGTAGACGACGGCGCGGTCGATCTGGGAGTTCTCATACGTGACGCCAAACGGCGCCAGCAGCTCGGCGACCTTCTCGGGACGGGCGATATCTGCCGGGTCTTCGTCGTCGAGCAGCATGAACTCCCACC
The nucleotide sequence above comes from Epidermidibacterium keratini. Encoded proteins:
- a CDS encoding ATP-dependent DNA ligase, with the translated sequence MTLPVTHPLQPTLAKPAKSLPTGEGWIYEPKWDGFRAIVFKDGDEIEIGSRASQPLTRYFPELVAHLREQLPPRCVLDGEIIVETDGRLDFDALQQRIHPADSRVQMLAEKTPASMMIFDLIALGDESLMSRPLGERRSLLRSELDGVRPPLYLTPETTSAELAMQWFVEFEGAGLDGLIAKPLDSAYEPGARIYAKLKHQRDLDAVIAGFRWHKSGGIVGSLMLGLYDDDGALHYIGATSAFSMKRRAELVEELAPYRVESLSEHPWGGWKEAMDGERKPGNLNRWNAGKDMSWEAVRPELVVEIGYDQFQGPRLRHLGKFRRFRPDRDPRSCTLDQIERPEDYPFSGVLAYSPTT
- the amaP gene encoding alkaline shock response membrane anchor protein AmaP; its protein translation is MKPPLVDRINRVVLAVVGIIVAAAGIAIVLHSSGALGRDRAGSPVVSSPTAAWYADNGSWLWPTVGVVGLVVIGLCVWWISAQLRTRGTERLELGRSQEGALSVSVSHLEDCIERDATEYDEIRRARAKVSVEDDVVLVALTLSVGPPYDVARAIARVTGTVLPHLAVTLDEPNPKTIRTTITVEAAEAAMTRLQ
- a CDS encoding epoxide hydrolase family protein; the protein is MTATPHLSGRLPHSPTTADRNCATGVPQDQLDRLVAAWLDFDWRAYEARLNALDHVVTDIGGQTAHAVHARSPHEDATPLILVHGWPGSFLEHVGLIDRLTRPDEYGGTADEAFHVVIPSLPGFGFSMPLAANADFSTGGIAEMFVELMSRLGYERFVAQGGDIGAGVAPEMGRRAPDRVIGVHVNGALGSFVTSEQADGLGELSELERDRLARVDAFMQGEFAYISLHGTRPALLGGMVADSPVAQLAWMLDKQQAWTWPLESAAEDVLGLEFVLANASLYWFTRTAGTSAYVGYAQPGEWGPSRRRPAYRLRRSSSPTT
- a CDS encoding Asp23/Gls24 family envelope stress response protein, with the protein product MSDNSETRPIDRPVAPVPPPQQTGGPLVPPAPPASSGLAVDDGTLTFAEVVIAKIAALAAREVSGVHNLGVGTARSVTAVRDRLPGVGSGTSSATSGVSVEVGKTQTAIDLDLVVEYGTPITEIARDVRRRVISVVEQYTGLQVVEVNITVDDINLPALPDGGVDRLQ
- a CDS encoding PPK2 family polyphosphate kinase, which gives rise to MSKKKRSHEASSDQPDLRSVLRVPAEPDAARSFLSSLGPDAKPRGPKDKASAPAAMQQYAGDLGELQERLYAESKGGSQRRLLLVLQGMDTSGKGGVVEHVLGLVNPAGLALRTFKSPTKEELAHHFLWRIRRAVPMAGEIGIFDRSHYEDVLIAKVRSLVDAETIEKRYAEINRFEQGLVDDGVTIIKCFLNISYDEQRERLLARLDDPTKHWKFNEGDIEERQRWDDYQAAYFEALTRCNTDAAPWYAIPSDRKWYRNWAIGQILLETLMELDPQYPKMDLDVPALKARLAPPN
- a CDS encoding DUF6286 domain-containing protein — encoded protein: MSTSQRILLRATSALVGLVLVAALVLGVGQIVAGLVSGDNFIVPTSQWYDALRTTAWDDPDVLLVGIAALIIGVLLLLVAVLTRPRLIGLRAPKDGVEVRIAPRTVAQILRRQAEAVPGIASASAEVNAGTARITADAPLAHPDYISRELERTLSHALKQIPWSQLPSLQVEISSDRGSSVVTAQPPARTDGAAQSSERR
- a CDS encoding Asp23/Gls24 family envelope stress response protein, encoding MTAPAMSSTTGEPVSSDPASRGLTRVSPHVVERIATHACASVPGTVTPRTAPPEVTAPPPRARADVSGRHAHLSVTVGMSYARPIANVATEVRRHVSADVERLCGMQVVGVDVEAVPIHTMRRSRVR
- the mhpA gene encoding bifunctional 3-(3-hydroxy-phenyl)propionate/3-hydroxycinnamic acid hydroxylase MhpA, producing MSAPQDAAYDVVIVGMGPVGRMAALAMGRRGHRVLVVDRKMADYPLPRAVAHDDEIARILQNIGLPVDQSPETTFAYFGTYLWVNAAGEHLEEIDWSLEGSCGWSNVHFYHQPALEKRFDAAIADLDSVTVQRGVLARVVGQDEYGVDLTLVNEASGEQAAVRAAYVIGADGARSTVRADLGIAWHDLGFEFDWLVVDVVPGPDTNITDLALQVCDPVRPTTVVPGGPGRRRWEFMLLDDEDPADIARPEKVAELLAPFGVTYENSQIDRAVVYRFTAGWATAWRSGRVLLAGDAAHLMPPFAGQGLANGFRDIANLSWKLDLVLRGLASDGILETYESERVANVAGWIDFSMALGRIICVTDPQAAAARDREMTAALAARTAPQPPPTPSLGPGLHAAAPGGVISPQGFIGVPGGEGEVRFDDVFGAGALIVRGELAAADRQRYADCLAPYGVRVVVFDAADADFIDSRGTYAEWCDSLGASAVLVRPDLAVYGAAATAGEISALVDLFIARVRSGVREPSPTS
- the msrB gene encoding peptide-methionine (R)-S-oxide reductase MsrB, which codes for MTTDTPQPAVTKSDEQWREQLSPEEYAVLRQAATERPFTGEYTDTKTVGVYRCRACDTELFRSDTKFESHCGWPSFYAPSDSDAVILKEDNTLGMRRVEVICANCHSHLGHVFHGEGYPTPTDDRYCINSISLTLEPAE
- the ligD gene encoding non-homologous end-joining DNA ligase, translating into MATAPVFFDVDGEQVKISSPDRICFPERGITKLQVAEYYLAVGPGILGAVRDRPTALERWPKGVIPLDPDKPVSPANGDFFYQKHVPKKGMPEYVGTVRITFPSGRPGTEICPDNLASVMWAVNMNTVTFHPWPVTREEVDRPDQLRIDLDPQPGTDFSDAVRASGVLREVLDDFGLAGFPKTSGGRGLHVYVPIAPRWEFLDARHALIALGREVARLAPDLVTMAWWKEERGERVFIDYNQMARDRSIASAYSVRANARATVSAPLRWDEVDSVQPEDFDVISMPARFAEVGDIATELYDAPAGDISGLLEQFERDKTDRGEGEMPFPPDYPKMPGEPPRVQPSKKVAEHWDDEGNRKA
- the hemQ gene encoding hydrogen peroxide-dependent heme synthase; translated protein: MRYAMWTVFRVSSSLRDLDQSREEAASELAELLDEAQRTRDVTTRGIYDVAGFRADADFMIWTHAESTDDLQLVYSKLRQSALGSHLEPVWSQVALHRPAEFNRSHLPAFLADEKSRDYICVYPFVRSYEWYLLPDEERRDMLREHGQMARPYEGVRANTVSSFALGDYEWMLAFESDELDKIVDLMRDLRASGARRHVREETPFYTGRRVTPAQLLERLP